The region AGGAATAAAAAGGTAAGACGAGATTTTTATGTTGAATATACTATTGAGGCTGGGATAGTCCTCTGTGGAAGCGAGGTGAAATCCTTAAGAGAAGGAAAAGCCTCTCTCTCGGATAGTTTTGCTTTAATTGAAGGAGGAGAGGTCTTCTTATATAACTTTCATATCAATCCCTATAAGTTCTCATCCGTAAATCATGAGCCTAAAAGAAAGAGGAAGCTCTTGCTTAATAAGCGTGAAATATCCAGATTAGTTATGGATGTTCAGAAGAAAGGTTTTACCCTTATACCTC is a window of Candidatus Kaelpia imicola DNA encoding:
- the smpB gene encoding SsrA-binding protein SmpB is translated as MDRVVLRNKKVRRDFYVEYTIEAGIVLCGSEVKSLREGKASLSDSFALIEGGEVFLYNFHINPYKFSSVNHEPKRKRKLLLNKREISRLVMDVQKKGFTLIPLSVYFKDSRLIKVEIALARGKKKYDKREDLKKKVINAEIDRELKKRR